A part of Vulcanisaeta moutnovskia 768-28 genomic DNA contains:
- a CDS encoding DNA topoisomerase IV subunit A: protein MARNRDEVLKVLENWGDSVTNKILSNEEPVLEIPSRTLSNTIWDSKKKMLVLGPEKLKRRFLDLKESKRFMQTMLMLRLIVQAIREGVYPTIRDLYYNGKHTMEFKADIINKVIRENTWDEQSESNAVIEDIEVATGMLREEMGLSADVKGKVVGPIIVRSKGFEIDATKLGDTALSLPPNPDDLDIVKVEANYVLVIEKDAIFQRLNREGFWNKESCLLITAKGMPDRATRRFVRRLNEEYGLPIYILTDGDPYGWYIYSVYKSGSIKLSYESDRLATPEAKFVGVTATDIRTYKISDEYVIKATDRDLKRAQELIRYPWFQSDHWKKEIELFLRTKKKVEIEALSTHGLRFLHDYLTDKIHGGKFID, encoded by the coding sequence GTGGCTAGGAATAGGGATGAGGTACTTAAGGTTCTTGAGAATTGGGGAGATTCAGTAACAAATAAGATACTTAGTAATGAGGAACCTGTTCTTGAAATACCATCACGAACATTAAGTAATACTATATGGGACTCTAAGAAGAAGATGCTTGTACTTGGTCCAGAAAAACTAAAGAGGAGATTCCTCGATCTTAAGGAATCTAAGAGGTTCATGCAGACAATGCTAATGCTTAGGCTTATTGTTCAAGCGATTAGGGAGGGTGTTTACCCAACAATAAGGGATCTCTACTATAATGGTAAACATACGATGGAGTTTAAGGCGGACATAATCAATAAGGTTATTAGGGAGAACACATGGGATGAACAGTCAGAATCAAATGCTGTTATTGAGGATATTGAAGTAGCCACTGGAATGCTCAGGGAGGAGATGGGGCTTTCAGCTGATGTTAAGGGTAAGGTCGTGGGCCCAATAATTGTAAGGTCTAAGGGGTTTGAGATAGATGCAACAAAGCTTGGTGATACTGCGTTAAGTCTTCCGCCGAATCCTGATGATCTCGATATTGTTAAGGTCGAGGCCAATTACGTATTAGTCATAGAGAAGGATGCAATATTTCAGAGGCTTAATAGGGAGGGTTTCTGGAATAAGGAGAGTTGTTTATTAATTACGGCTAAGGGTATGCCTGATAGGGCTACCAGGAGGTTTGTTAGGAGACTTAATGAGGAGTATGGATTACCCATCTATATATTGACTGATGGCGATCCATACGGGTGGTATATATATAGTGTCTATAAGAGTGGTTCGATAAAGCTTAGCTACGAGAGCGATAGGTTGGCAACCCCTGAGGCTAAGTTCGTGGGTGTTACGGCAACGGACATACGTACTTATAAGATAAGCGATGAATATGTGATAAAGGCTACGGATAGGGATTTGAAGAGGGCTCAGGAGCTCATTAGGTATCCCTGGTTCCAGAGTGACCATTGGAAGAAGGAAATTGAGCTTTTCCTAAGAACTAAGAAGAAGGTTGAGATTGAGGCTTTATCAACACATGGTTTGAGGTTTCTTCATGATTACTTAACTGATAAGATTCATGGTGGTAAGTTTATTGATTAA
- the moaA gene encoding GTP 3',8-cyclase MoaA encodes MLIDNYGRPWLKLRIVVNSVCNYRCIFCHFEGQGKFLSRELSAEDIGFVTSVAKDLGVDDFKITGGEPLLRKDIVKVVDEISRIGPKDLSLTTNGYFLDIYAEDLLSHGLRRLNISLHSLDRRKYSFITGVDALNKVLENIDYVSKLGFRQIKLNVVALRGLNTNEIPMMIRFAAKYGFVLQLIELMPMGEGFPVFARYYDDLSDIINWLNKHGKLLGTRKDLHNRPLYEVDGVRVEIVKNYNNPTFCAGCTTMRLTSDGKLKTCLYKEPVVDLWPYIRTRDREGLMKAMIYANSLRKPNFVEGSSGDLSRIRIKVRIGNLVY; translated from the coding sequence ATGCTAATTGATAATTATGGAAGACCTTGGTTGAAACTCAGGATTGTGGTGAACAGCGTATGTAATTATAGATGTATTTTCTGCCACTTTGAGGGTCAGGGCAAATTTCTAAGTAGGGAGTTAAGTGCTGAGGATATTGGTTTCGTGACTTCTGTGGCCAAGGATTTAGGTGTTGATGATTTCAAGATAACTGGTGGTGAGCCATTACTGCGTAAGGACATTGTAAAGGTCGTAGACGAGATTAGCAGGATTGGTCCTAAGGATCTTTCGTTAACGACAAATGGGTATTTCCTTGATATATATGCTGAGGATTTGCTTTCTCATGGTTTACGTAGATTAAATATATCGCTCCACTCATTAGATAGAAGGAAGTACAGTTTCATAACTGGTGTTGATGCCCTGAATAAGGTTCTTGAGAATATTGATTACGTGAGTAAACTGGGCTTTAGGCAGATAAAACTGAATGTTGTTGCCTTAAGAGGATTGAACACAAATGAAATACCAATGATGATAAGATTCGCCGCTAAGTATGGCTTCGTCCTTCAATTAATAGAGTTGATGCCCATGGGCGAGGGCTTTCCCGTATTTGCCAGATATTATGACGACCTAAGCGATATAATAAATTGGTTAAATAAGCATGGTAAATTACTAGGAACGAGGAAGGACCTTCATAATAGGCCGTTATACGAGGTTGATGGCGTTAGGGTTGAGATTGTAAAGAACTATAATAACCCAACGTTCTGCGCAGGCTGCACAACAATGAGGTTAACAAGTGATGGTAAATTGAAGACCTGCTTATATAAGGAACCCGTGGTTGATCTATGGCCATATATAAGAACTAGGGATAGAGAGGGCTTAATGAAGGCTATGATCTATGCAAATTCACTTAGGAAGCCTAATTTTGTAGAGGGTTCATCAGGTGATTTAAGTAGAATAAGGATTAAGGTGCGTATTGGGAACCTCGTGTACTAA
- a CDS encoding NAD+ synthase, protein MPRITLENLVRIDYDYVTQRIIDFIRSYVKDSGATGAIIGLSGGVDSSVTAYLLVKALGKDNVIGLILPYKTTPPEDIRDAKYVAENLEIKYYYIDIGKIRNAFVESIPVFDESDKIATGNLLPRIRMTILYYFANRFNKVVVGTGDKSELLIGYFTKYGDGGVDILPIGDLYKTQVRYLGKYLGLPDSIAFKPSSPRLWEDQTAEGELGVKYEDIDVILHALIDYRMNTEQAAEATGKPIELVQTVWRRVLNTEHKRKMPIVPRISMRTLGIDWRMPVNKTGVSEFME, encoded by the coding sequence GTGCCTAGAATAACACTTGAAAACCTAGTACGCATTGATTATGATTACGTAACACAGAGAATAATTGATTTCATTAGGTCATATGTTAAGGATTCAGGGGCCACCGGTGCCATTATAGGTCTTAGCGGTGGTGTTGATTCCAGCGTTACGGCATACCTACTCGTTAAGGCATTGGGTAAGGATAACGTTATTGGCTTAATACTACCATATAAAACAACGCCACCTGAGGATATAAGGGATGCTAAGTATGTTGCTGAAAACCTGGAGATCAAGTATTACTATATAGACATTGGTAAAATAAGAAATGCCTTCGTTGAGTCAATACCTGTGTTTGATGAAAGTGATAAAATAGCGACCGGAAACCTCCTTCCAAGGATTAGGATGACCATACTTTATTACTTTGCCAATAGATTTAACAAGGTCGTGGTTGGTACTGGAGATAAGAGCGAATTGTTAATTGGGTACTTCACGAAGTATGGCGATGGTGGCGTCGACATATTACCAATAGGTGACCTATACAAGACACAGGTTAGGTACCTAGGTAAGTACCTGGGCTTGCCGGATAGCATTGCCTTCAAGCCTTCAAGCCCAAGGCTTTGGGAGGATCAGACGGCTGAGGGTGAGCTTGGAGTGAAGTATGAGGACATTGATGTAATTTTGCATGCACTTATTGATTATAGGATGAACACCGAACAGGCGGCTGAGGCCACGGGCAAGCCTATCGAGCTTGTACAGACCGTATGGCGTAGGGTATTGAATACTGAGCATAAGAGGAAGATGCCAATAGTTCCCAGGATTTCCATGAGAACCCTTGGTATCGACTGGAGAATGCCAGTGAATAAGACCGGTGTAAGCGAATTCATGGAATAA
- a CDS encoding carbon-nitrogen hydrolase family protein — protein sequence MLRIHLLQYSSKLGDVDFNLGRLIKAMETLCVGDGADLIVTPELYLPGYMSKDMFFQIAEPISGKTITKLAMEARRRNCHVIAGFAERDEDTHVLYNTAVAVGPNGVLAVYRKRHLPSYGIFDEYRYFGIGKGDIPVININGHRVGIAICYDAFYPEVSRVMMLRGAEVHVYISAAPDMSRLHFETFMIARALENVAYTVYVNTVGQYDGLGFFGGSHVVNPLGNVLIKAKYYEEDVKTIEVDPSDIANYRSHRPILKDLDPSDVDLVVKALTEYLNPKLPIIKAKEKEVTTVSNY from the coding sequence ATGCTTAGGATACACCTGCTTCAATATAGCAGTAAGTTGGGTGACGTGGACTTTAACCTGGGCAGGTTAATTAAGGCCATGGAAACACTCTGTGTAGGTGATGGGGCAGATCTAATAGTGACGCCGGAGCTTTACTTACCAGGTTACATGTCTAAGGATATGTTCTTCCAAATTGCCGAGCCGATAAGTGGCAAGACCATTACGAAATTAGCCATGGAGGCTAGAAGGAGAAATTGTCACGTGATTGCTGGATTTGCTGAGAGGGATGAGGATACTCACGTACTTTATAATACAGCAGTTGCCGTAGGCCCTAATGGAGTATTAGCAGTATATAGGAAGAGGCATTTACCATCGTATGGCATATTTGATGAGTATAGGTATTTTGGGATTGGCAAGGGTGACATACCCGTTATTAATATTAACGGACATAGAGTTGGGATAGCGATATGCTATGATGCTTTCTATCCAGAGGTTTCGAGGGTTATGATGCTTAGGGGTGCCGAGGTTCATGTATACATAAGCGCCGCACCCGATATGTCTAGACTTCATTTTGAAACATTCATGATAGCTAGGGCACTGGAGAACGTGGCATACACAGTCTATGTTAATACGGTTGGGCAGTATGATGGACTTGGATTCTTTGGAGGTAGTCACGTAGTTAATCCACTAGGTAATGTTCTCATTAAGGCTAAGTATTACGAAGAGGATGTGAAAACTATTGAGGTAGATCCGAGTGATATTGCTAATTATAGGAGTCATAGGCCAATACTTAAGGACCTTGATCCAAGTGATGTGGATCTCGTAGTAAAGGCACTCACTGAGTACTTAAATCCAAAACTACCAATAATCAAGGCTAAAGAGAAGGAGGTAACGACAGTCAGTAATTATTAA
- a CDS encoding NADP-dependent isocitrate dehydrogenase, whose translation MASRIKIPEDGEPIVVQGGIWNVPNKPLILYIEGDGIGPEITNVAIKVINKAVERAYGSSREIKWVKAYAGEEAEKIYGNRFPEETINLITKYRVILKGPLETPIGGGWRSINVAIRMLLDAYANVRPVKYMPGLESPLKHPERVDLVIIRENTDDLYRGIEWSWDSPEAVKLRKFLKEELKVELEDDTGIGIKPISKYKTQRVARFALKFAIENKRRSVTIMHKGNIMKYTEGAFREWAYEVALKEFRDYIVTEEEMNKQYGGKVPPGKLLVNDRIADNMFQQIITRPESYDVILAPNLNGDYISDAAGALIGDIGVLGGANVGDTGGMFEAVHGTAPKYAGKNVANPTGIIRAGELMLRFMGWREAADLIDRAITEAINQKKVTQDLARFMGVQPLGTKEFGDALIEIINQLK comes from the coding sequence ATGGCATCTAGGATTAAGATACCGGAGGATGGGGAACCAATCGTGGTTCAGGGCGGTATCTGGAATGTCCCCAATAAGCCACTAATTCTTTATATTGAAGGTGATGGAATAGGACCCGAAATAACGAATGTGGCTATTAAGGTAATTAATAAGGCCGTTGAAAGGGCTTACGGCAGCTCAAGAGAGATTAAGTGGGTTAAGGCCTATGCAGGTGAAGAGGCTGAGAAGATATACGGTAATAGATTCCCGGAGGAGACCATAAACCTCATCACGAAGTACAGGGTCATCCTGAAAGGACCACTGGAGACACCGATTGGCGGTGGTTGGAGGTCAATAAACGTGGCCATTAGGATGCTCCTGGATGCATATGCCAATGTCAGGCCTGTTAAGTACATGCCTGGCTTAGAATCACCACTTAAACACCCTGAGAGGGTTGATCTAGTGATCATTAGGGAGAACACTGATGATCTATACAGGGGTATTGAGTGGAGTTGGGATAGTCCGGAGGCCGTTAAGTTGAGGAAGTTTCTTAAGGAGGAATTAAAGGTGGAACTTGAGGATGACACTGGAATAGGCATTAAACCCATCAGTAAGTATAAGACACAGAGAGTTGCTAGGTTTGCCCTTAAGTTCGCCATTGAGAATAAGAGGAGGTCCGTAACAATAATGCATAAGGGCAATATCATGAAATACACCGAGGGTGCCTTCAGGGAGTGGGCCTACGAAGTAGCCCTTAAGGAATTTAGGGATTACATAGTTACTGAGGAGGAGATGAATAAGCAGTATGGTGGTAAAGTACCACCTGGTAAATTACTCGTTAATGATAGAATTGCCGATAACATGTTCCAGCAGATAATCACAAGACCTGAGAGTTACGACGTAATACTGGCGCCCAACCTAAATGGTGATTACATAAGTGATGCCGCTGGAGCCCTCATAGGCGATATTGGAGTACTTGGTGGCGCGAATGTTGGTGATACTGGCGGCATGTTCGAGGCAGTGCATGGTACAGCGCCTAAGTACGCTGGTAAGAATGTGGCTAATCCAACGGGTATAATTAGGGCTGGTGAGTTAATGCTCAGGTTTATGGGTTGGAGGGAGGCTGCAGACTTAATTGATAGGGCGATAACAGAGGCCATTAACCAGAAGAAGGTTACTCAGGACCTGGCCAGGTTCATGGGTGTTCAACCATTAGGTACTAAGGAATTCGGTGATGCATTAATAGAGATAATTAATCAACTAAAGTAA
- the dph5 gene encoding diphthine synthase yields the protein MSRGGPTLYITGLGLSPRNITTEALEVMRLVDVVFLETYTSKGPVEFMNYLRSIRNDLILVSREDLENRNGDVIMRELERGHDAALLVFGDPMIATTHAAIAVIAKRHGFNVKIVNSVSIVCALLSQLGLSPYKLGSIATVTYPRMGVLSTRAYDVLGDNLKRGLHTILLLDIRDDEGFMSANEAVDILRRLEEERKLGIVNERLLVIYVARLGWVDHRIVVSTVNNVPDIGDTPHTIVIPGLLNPVEVDYLVHVLNASKDFVDNHQRFIHSLTVENK from the coding sequence GTGAGTAGAGGAGGACCAACATTATACATTACTGGTCTTGGACTAAGCCCTAGGAATATTACAACTGAAGCGTTAGAGGTCATGAGGCTCGTCGATGTGGTTTTCCTGGAAACCTATACGTCAAAGGGTCCCGTAGAATTCATGAACTATTTGAGAAGTATTAGGAATGATTTAATCCTAGTTTCAAGGGAGGACCTAGAGAATAGGAATGGTGATGTCATAATGAGGGAGTTAGAAAGGGGGCATGATGCTGCACTTCTTGTTTTTGGTGATCCCATGATAGCCACGACACATGCGGCAATTGCCGTAATTGCCAAGAGACATGGCTTTAATGTTAAGATTGTGAATTCAGTAAGCATAGTTTGTGCATTACTTAGTCAGCTTGGTTTATCACCGTATAAACTGGGTTCCATAGCCACAGTGACCTACCCTAGAATGGGCGTGCTTAGTACTAGGGCTTACGATGTGTTGGGCGACAATCTTAAACGTGGGCTGCACACGATATTATTACTTGATATTCGGGATGATGAAGGCTTTATGAGTGCTAATGAGGCGGTTGATATACTCAGGAGGTTAGAGGAGGAGAGGAAACTAGGCATTGTTAATGAGAGGTTGTTGGTTATTTATGTGGCTAGGCTGGGCTGGGTTGATCATAGGATTGTCGTTTCCACAGTAAATAATGTGCCCGATATTGGTGATACTCCACATACTATCGTCATACCTGGGTTATTAAATCCCGTGGAGGTTGACTATTTAGTCCATGTGTTAAATGCGAGTAAGGATTTCGTTGATAATCATCAAAGATTTATTCATAGTCTTACTGTGGAAAATAAATGA
- a CDS encoding DUF504 domain-containing protein, which translates to MIVVTIRDILNKLKWTNQLDNYVLIYISRGSPNNEEVLELSRITVISRDGFMFVSKDGRETYIPYHRVVEIRRKDNGTVIFRRNVPH; encoded by the coding sequence ATGATTGTGGTAACTATAAGGGATATACTCAATAAATTAAAGTGGACTAACCAGTTAGACAATTACGTGCTCATCTACATATCAAGAGGATCACCTAACAATGAGGAGGTTCTGGAATTATCTAGGATAACCGTGATAAGTAGGGATGGATTTATGTTCGTAAGTAAGGACGGTAGGGAAACGTATATACCCTATCATAGGGTTGTAGAGATTAGGAGAAAGGATAATGGCACAGTAATATTCCGTAGGAATGTACCTCATTGA
- a CDS encoding 2-hydroxyacid dehydrogenase, with translation MVGPCVFISRSNLPSIIYTELNKLPVEIRMWKETGPMWGKQASPPREVWIDVFKNCVGAIVTLGDVIDRSLLNEAEKLFVISTYSVGVDHIDVKAATEKGIYVTHTPEVLVEAVADLAMGLLIALGRKIVLGDRLVRIGGIYDKWGWLLGTEIHNATLGIVGLGNIGTALARRAKAFDMKVIYWSRTRKPHIEFALGIEYRPLESVLSESDFVVITIAATPETRHLINEERIRLMKKTAYLINVARGDIVDTNALVKALKEGWIAGAALDVFEEEPLPSTHELTKFDNVVLTPHIGSATYETRERMAEIAVRNLINVLMGKRPLYLANPEVLSIRPLQALI, from the coding sequence ATGGTCGGTCCCTGCGTATTCATAAGTAGGAGTAACTTACCCTCAATAATATACACAGAGCTCAATAAGTTACCAGTGGAGATTAGGATGTGGAAAGAGACAGGACCTATGTGGGGTAAACAAGCATCACCACCAAGAGAGGTTTGGATTGACGTGTTTAAGAATTGTGTTGGTGCCATTGTGACTTTAGGCGATGTCATTGATAGATCCCTACTTAATGAGGCAGAGAAGTTGTTTGTGATTAGTACGTATAGCGTTGGTGTTGATCACATAGACGTTAAGGCAGCCACCGAGAAGGGAATTTACGTAACGCATACACCTGAGGTGCTTGTTGAGGCCGTGGCTGACCTGGCAATGGGCCTATTAATAGCACTGGGCAGGAAGATAGTCCTGGGCGATAGGCTTGTCAGAATAGGCGGTATATATGATAAATGGGGTTGGCTTCTCGGAACTGAGATTCATAATGCCACATTGGGTATAGTGGGTTTAGGTAATATTGGTACGGCATTGGCCAGGAGAGCCAAGGCATTTGATATGAAGGTTATTTATTGGTCAAGGACTAGGAAACCACACATAGAATTTGCACTCGGTATTGAGTATAGACCCCTTGAGTCAGTACTTAGTGAGTCAGACTTCGTGGTAATAACAATAGCCGCAACTCCAGAGACCAGACACTTAATTAATGAAGAGCGAATAAGGCTCATGAAGAAAACTGCCTACCTAATAAACGTGGCTAGGGGCGACATTGTGGATACCAATGCCTTAGTTAAGGCACTTAAGGAAGGTTGGATAGCAGGTGCCGCATTAGACGTGTTTGAGGAGGAACCCTTACCAAGCACGCACGAATTAACTAAGTTTGATAACGTTGTATTAACGCCACACATAGGGTCTGCGACTTATGAAACAAGGGAGAGAATGGCGGAAATCGCGGTTAGAAACCTCATTAATGTATTAATGGGAAAAAGACCCCTTTACTTAGCTAATCCTGAGGTTCTCTCAATTAGACCATTACAGGCCTTGATATGA
- a CDS encoding NUDIX hydrolase, producing the protein MARLRKVTKNNRPIPDNKHLWAAVAVIYNPCLNAILIGKRTENPTDPWSGDAAFPGGRFNPSKDNDLVETAIREAREEVGLDLIRDADLLGVLDFFSPSNAPNISVAPVIFSLRDCNPKLTINKTELSKVFWLRIDDITKHVNINVNIKGFPRPAIIMEDVIIWGMTYRILRRLLKEAFSINLPKDPRDID; encoded by the coding sequence GTGGCAAGATTAAGGAAAGTTACGAAGAATAATAGGCCAATTCCGGATAATAAGCATTTATGGGCTGCAGTAGCTGTTATTTATAATCCCTGCCTTAATGCAATCCTCATAGGTAAGCGAACGGAGAATCCGACGGATCCATGGAGTGGCGATGCGGCATTCCCTGGCGGTAGATTTAATCCAAGTAAGGATAACGATTTAGTGGAGACTGCGATTAGGGAGGCCAGGGAAGAAGTGGGGCTTGACCTTATTAGGGATGCCGATTTATTGGGTGTTTTAGATTTTTTCTCACCAAGTAATGCACCGAACATTAGTGTGGCGCCCGTAATATTCTCGCTAAGGGATTGTAATCCTAAATTAACGATAAATAAAACCGAACTATCAAAGGTATTTTGGCTAAGGATTGATGACATTACCAAGCATGTTAATATAAATGTTAATATAAAGGGTTTTCCAAGACCTGCAATAATTATGGAAGACGTAATAATATGGGGCATGACTTACAGAATACTACGCAGATTACTGAAAGAGGCCTTCAGCATAAACCTACCAAAGGATCCAAGAGACATTGACTAG
- a CDS encoding cyclase family protein: protein MSQTLKELINQLMSKKLILIDLTHELYNGMPTYPGDPPFMHEYIKVGRSYGESTLSKISAGLHSGTHIDLPRHFVPNGLTAESLPLMDFMTYGVVLDLSYKRYGEAITVDDLRRFDDKIKRNYAVMLYTGFSKAWGTEEFLYNWPYLDRSGADYLVSKEIRVVGIEALSIAGWPGKEGYPYPPRVPKDDVAYVHYKLLSNGIYIIEGVTNLDSALSTCKNGEGLFIFMPLKIRGAEGSPLRLIMVCEPR, encoded by the coding sequence ATGTCGCAAACCCTAAAGGAGTTAATTAATCAGTTAATGAGTAAGAAACTCATACTAATAGACCTAACCCACGAACTATATAATGGAATGCCCACTTACCCTGGTGACCCACCCTTTATGCATGAGTACATTAAGGTTGGGAGAAGTTACGGTGAATCAACACTATCAAAAATATCTGCAGGGTTACACAGTGGTACACACATAGACTTACCACGACATTTCGTACCAAATGGCTTAACTGCAGAGTCATTACCATTAATGGATTTCATGACTTACGGCGTAGTACTTGACCTAAGTTACAAGAGATATGGTGAAGCCATCACTGTGGATGACCTGAGGAGATTCGATGATAAGATAAAGCGTAATTACGCAGTAATGCTCTACACAGGCTTCTCTAAAGCCTGGGGTACTGAGGAATTCCTCTATAATTGGCCATATTTGGATAGATCCGGAGCCGATTACTTAGTAAGCAAGGAAATTAGAGTTGTGGGTATTGAGGCACTGAGTATAGCTGGTTGGCCGGGTAAGGAGGGTTATCCATACCCACCCAGAGTTCCTAAGGATGATGTTGCCTACGTGCATTATAAATTACTGTCAAATGGCATATACATAATTGAGGGCGTTACTAACCTAGATAGTGCATTAAGTACATGCAAGAATGGTGAGGGATTATTCATATTCATGCCACTTAAGATCAGAGGAGCTGAGGGTTCACCATTACGGTTAATAATGGTGTGCGAGCCTAGATAA
- a CDS encoding glucose 1-dehydrogenase: MKAVTVIPLVKDSLALRDMPKPSPKRYQVLLSPIEVGVCGTDKDIIEGRYGAPPPGEEYLILGHESVAEVVELGDDVDNVSVGDIVVPTVRRPTTCTLPITEVDYCPRGTYAEHGIWYLHGFATEFAVTDSQYLVKVPKEAIDVAVLTEPLSIVEKGIDLALRLGKARFESWSPRRVLIMGAGPIGMLALMVMRLRDFADITVTATRPYDSLKAKLVREIGATYVNTNIDQINGDFDIVIEATGSTSAAYDALRHLGADGVAVLLGIYLDSKNVNIRPLLDDWRRNKLIIGATNASIGAFEMGVADLVKAKFEFGGWVRKLITKEVTLDEYEYAYNWGHEDIKSVIQIRSL; encoded by the coding sequence ATGAAGGCCGTTACGGTAATTCCATTGGTTAAGGATTCATTGGCATTAAGGGATATGCCTAAGCCATCACCAAAGCGATACCAAGTCCTATTGAGCCCAATTGAGGTAGGTGTTTGTGGTACTGATAAGGATATCATTGAGGGAAGGTACGGTGCGCCACCACCGGGTGAGGAGTACCTTATCCTTGGTCATGAGTCTGTGGCTGAGGTTGTTGAGCTTGGTGACGATGTTGATAACGTGAGTGTCGGTGACATAGTCGTACCAACAGTAAGGAGACCGACAACGTGCACCCTACCAATAACTGAGGTGGATTACTGCCCAAGAGGTACATATGCGGAGCACGGCATATGGTACTTGCACGGATTCGCCACTGAGTTCGCTGTAACGGATTCCCAGTACCTTGTTAAGGTACCTAAGGAGGCCATCGACGTTGCTGTGCTTACGGAGCCCCTAAGCATTGTTGAGAAGGGCATTGACTTGGCATTGAGGCTTGGTAAAGCTAGGTTCGAGTCCTGGAGTCCAAGGAGGGTTTTGATAATGGGTGCTGGGCCTATTGGTATGTTGGCATTAATGGTTATGAGACTTAGGGATTTCGCTGACATAACGGTAACAGCTACGAGACCCTACGACAGTCTCAAGGCGAAGCTTGTTAGGGAGATAGGCGCAACTTATGTTAATACGAACATTGATCAAATAAATGGTGATTTCGACATAGTAATTGAGGCAACGGGCTCAACAAGCGCGGCATACGATGCACTAAGGCATCTAGGGGCTGATGGCGTGGCAGTGTTACTGGGGATATATCTAGATAGTAAGAATGTTAATATTAGGCCGTTACTGGATGATTGGAGAAGGAATAAATTAATTATTGGTGCGACCAATGCCAGTATAGGGGCTTTCGAAATGGGTGTTGCGGACCTCGTTAAGGCTAAGTTCGAGTTTGGAGGTTGGGTTAGGAAGTTAATAACTAAGGAGGTAACACTTGATGAGTATGAATACGCATATAACTGGGGTCATGAGGATATAAAGTCCGTGATCCAAATAAGGAGTTTATAA